The following proteins are encoded in a genomic region of Oncorhynchus keta strain PuntledgeMale-10-30-2019 chromosome 35, Oket_V2, whole genome shotgun sequence:
- the LOC118368825 gene encoding uncharacterized protein LOC118368825 has translation MITLCLIFPLLVEMVHGVTGIESLSIRQESGLKSAKIGDTMILRCFYEGDMAMHFSWYKQNLGDKLQLFSTIHYKYDGNATFYHEFKDNPRFSVQNGPKKNHLRISDMQLSDSGTYYCGNAYTNRVEFGKGVILIVEGSRNMPILQQSVSESVQPGDVVTLNCTIHTETCAGEDRVYWFRRGSGESPPGIMYTHGDRSDQCEKSPEAGSPTQSCVYNLPKRNLSLSDAGTYYCAVALCGEILFGNGTKLDIQVPEHYSPFDLSPTVLALVVSNMVLGTVTLLLAWALYKNLNRHHRGRKEGPTSQGNQNQDSDVLNYAAVSFTPKKNSSSSGRTRGKTSREDAVYSEVRYLQRE, from the exons ATGATCACACTGTGTCTGATATTTCCACTTCTCGTAGAGATGG TTCATGGGGTAACTGGGATTGAATCTTTATCCATACGTCAGGAGAGTGGTCTCAAGTCAGCCAAAATTGGAGACACAATGATTTTGCGTTGCTTCTATGAAGGCGACATGGCCATGCATTTCTCCTGGTACAAGCAAAACTTGGGAGATAAGCTTCAGCTCTTCTCAACCATTCATTATAAGTATGACGGGAACGCAACATTCTACCATGAGTTTAAGGATAACCCTCGCTTCTCAGTGCAAAATGGCCCAAAAAAGAATCACCTAAGGATTTCAGACATGCAACTCTCTGATTCCGGCACTTACTACTGTGGAAATGCTTATACAAATAGGGTGGAGTTTGGAAAAGGAGTTATTCTCATTGTAGAAG GTTCCAGAAACATGCCTATACTCCAGCAATCTGTGTCTGAGTCAGTCCAGCCAGGAGACGTTGTGACTCTGAACTGTACAATTCACACTGAGACCTGTGCAGGAGAAGACCGTGTCTATTGGTTCAGACGTGGCTCAGGAGAATCCCCTCCAGGAATCATGTACACCCATGGAGACAGGAGTGATCAGTGTGAGAAGAGCCCTGAGGCTGGGTCTCCTACACAGAGCTGTGTCTACAACCTCCCCAAGAGGAACCTCAGCCTCTCTGATGCTGGGACGTACTACTGTGCTGTGGCCTTATGTGGGGAGATACTGTTTGGGAACGGGACCAAGCTGGACATTCAAG TTCCAGAGCATTATTCTCCATTTGATCTAAGTCCTACTGTTCTTGCCTTGGTCGTGTCCAACATGGTTCTTGGGACAGTGACCCTTCTGCTTGCCTGGGCACTTTACAAGAATCTGAACAGACATCACAGAG GGAGGAAAGAAGGTCCAACATCCCAGGGGAACCAG AATCAAGACAGCGACGTGTTGAACTATGCCGCTGTGAGTTTCACCCCCAAGAAGAACTCTTCTTCCTCCGGAAGAACAAGAGGGAAGACCAGCAGAGAGGATGCAGTGTACTCTGAGGTCAGGTACCTTCAGCGGGAGTGA